The Neoarius graeffei isolate fNeoGra1 chromosome 25, fNeoGra1.pri, whole genome shotgun sequence genome includes a region encoding these proteins:
- the gal3st1b gene encoding galactosylceramide sulfotransferase: MYHHLPRSGLNRLILGFLFTSIMMMLYCFSTPAFQTNTPRFPVLAPCANKTPPWQKKKASFSTSKVEHCVPKVNLMFLKTHKAASSTILNILLRYGEKNGLKFALPIGRNDFSYPATFMRMHVKDYRPGACFNIICNHMRFNAPEVEALLPDDAFFFTILRDPALVFESSFHYYKRVVPLIWRIHGEDKLTDFLNDPQLHFDTNGFNSFYLKNLHFFDLGFDNKLGPEDPIVDSAIRAIAERFQLVLIAEHFEESLILLKDALCWQIDDLLFFSMNTRRPTSVFQLTPEMRAKAREWNGVDWKLYCYFNATFWAKVDAYGRKRMEKEVQMLRQRNSEMAAICISGGMAVEDQDIRDQSMRPWQPVGERSILGYNIKSNIEQKYRELCRKMLMPEIQYLTDLGVNLWITRLWGWFKAFLTL, encoded by the exons ATGTACCATCATCTGCCCAGGTCAGGTCTAAACAGGCTTATATTGGGGTTCTTGTTCACCAGCATCATGATGATGTTGTACTGTTTTTCGACACCAGCATTCCAAACCAACACACCAAG ATTTCCAGTGCTGGCTCCATGTGCAAATAAAACCCCACCATGGCAAAAGAAGAAGGCATCTTTCTCAACAAGTAAGGTGGAGCACTGTGTGCCAAAAGTGAACCTGATGTTCTTGAAGACCCACAAAGCAGCAAGCAGCACTATTCTAAATATTCTCCTGCGCTATGGGGAGAAGAATGGGCTGAAGTTTGCTCTCCCCATTGGTCGCAATGACTTCTCTTATCCAGCTACATTCATGCGCATGCACGTGAAGGATTACAGGCCAGGCGCATGCTTCAATATCATCTGCAACCACATGCGTTTCAATGCTCCTGAGGTCGAAGCGCTTCTACCAGACGATGCATTCTTCTTCACCATCCTCAGAGACCCAGCTCTGGTCTTCGAGTCCTCGTTCCATTACTACAAAAGGGTAGTACCTTTGATATGGAGGATCCATGGTGAGGATAAACTGACAGATTTTCTGAATGATCCACAACTCCACTTTGACACAAATGGCTTCAACTCCTTTTATCTTAAGAACCTTCATTTTTTCGACCTTGGCTTTGACAACAAATTGGGTCCAGAGGATCCGATAGTGGACAGCGCCATTCGTGCCATTGCGGAGCGCTTTCAGCTCGTCCTGATTGCTGAACATTTCGAGGAGTCACTCATTTTGCTCAAGGATGCTCTCTGCTGGCAGATAGACGACTTGCTGTTCTTCAGTATGAACACACGCAGGCCGACAAGCGTGTTCCAGCTCACGCCCGAGATGAGGGCCAAGGCACGTGAGTGGAATGGAGTTGACTGGAAGCTCTACTGTTACTTCAATGCCACGTTCTGGGCTAAAGTGGACGCCTACGGGAGGAAGCGCATGGAGAAGGAGGTGCAAATGTTGCGCCAGAGGAACAGCGAGATGGCAGCCATCTGCATTAGCGGTGGGATGGCTGTGGAGGATCAGGACATAAGGGACCAAAGCATGAGGCCCTGGCAGCCTGTTGGAGAGCGCTCTATTTTGGGATACAACATAAAGAGCAACATTGAGCAGAAATACAGGGAGCTCTGCCGAAAGATGCTTATGCCTGAAATTCAGTACTTAACAGACCTGGGAGTAAATCTGTGGATAACCAGATTATGGGGCTGGTTCAAAGCTTTTTTAACATTATGA